The Thermococcus sp. genome contains a region encoding:
- a CDS encoding proton-conducting transporter membrane subunit has protein sequence MLSAYLFLLAVMVGLVKRNGKVVSAISAIASAAVLLEATGSIPQLSLQADELSRFFLLLLGTAGVAVSIYSYSYMRPKHLVTAAYPLFLLSMELILLSRDFLQFIAFWELMTLTSYVLIVANYTESATKRASLIYLVTMQALNTAPLLLALGYTYALFNTLSFETLKGNIPPAWVLWLFLVGFMTKAGIFPLHFWLPEAHPVAPSNVSALLSGVMLKMAVYGMLRVASIFPNTSTLATPIIILSMATIAIGALLMLVQRDLKRMIAYSSVDNLGYIFLAFGAYLALHGTLKTVALAALLLHSFNHMLFKNLLFMVSGNVLHATGRKDLGLRGLGRNMPFTFALSIIGILAVSGVPPLNGFVSKWLIYQATFLSRSPVLIAGGVIALFGSAVTLAAYLKMYRIFTGEPEGEVHEVEAPMLVGEGMLALLCVLLGVFPWLGIKLTGTDIGFEIDMPLLTIVLALFSGMLFIALPPRGRRDAVWTNGERVEDFDILPEHMYYPLNHISEGLSKVGSSAGKVLTRVGGAVTSVEVDYIDEALFLPPARLLRGMIALLRECPLGVMIVVLLLIASALIWGWLG, from the coding sequence ATGCTCTCGGCATACCTGTTCCTGCTCGCGGTTATGGTTGGACTGGTCAAAAGGAATGGGAAGGTAGTGAGTGCAATCTCTGCCATTGCGTCAGCGGCCGTTCTGCTTGAGGCCACCGGGAGCATCCCCCAGCTGTCCCTCCAAGCGGACGAGCTCTCAAGGTTCTTCCTCTTGCTCCTCGGCACGGCGGGGGTGGCTGTTTCAATCTACTCCTACTCGTACATGCGGCCCAAGCACCTCGTAACGGCCGCTTACCCCCTGTTTCTCCTCTCCATGGAGCTCATCCTCCTGAGCAGGGACTTTCTGCAGTTTATAGCGTTCTGGGAGCTGATGACGCTAACGTCCTACGTTCTAATCGTCGCTAACTACACCGAGAGCGCAACGAAGAGGGCGAGCCTGATATACCTCGTTACAATGCAGGCCCTGAACACCGCACCCCTCCTGCTAGCTCTTGGATACACGTATGCACTCTTCAACACCCTGAGTTTCGAGACCCTGAAGGGTAACATTCCACCAGCGTGGGTCCTCTGGCTGTTCCTCGTGGGCTTCATGACGAAGGCGGGCATCTTCCCGCTCCACTTCTGGCTCCCCGAAGCCCATCCAGTCGCTCCGAGCAACGTTTCGGCGTTGCTGAGCGGGGTAATGCTAAAGATGGCAGTTTACGGAATGCTAAGGGTCGCCAGTATCTTCCCGAATACTTCAACGCTCGCCACACCGATTATAATTCTCTCAATGGCAACCATAGCCATAGGAGCGTTGCTGATGCTGGTTCAGAGAGACCTGAAGCGGATGATAGCCTATTCCAGCGTTGACAACCTCGGGTACATCTTCCTCGCCTTCGGGGCGTACCTTGCCCTACACGGAACACTTAAAACCGTGGCCCTCGCGGCGTTGCTCCTACACAGCTTCAACCACATGCTCTTCAAAAACCTCCTTTTCATGGTCTCCGGCAACGTCCTGCACGCCACGGGGCGGAAGGACCTCGGATTGAGGGGACTTGGAAGAAACATGCCCTTCACCTTTGCGCTCTCGATAATCGGGATTCTCGCGGTTTCAGGAGTCCCACCGCTCAACGGCTTCGTCAGCAAGTGGCTGATATACCAGGCAACGTTCCTGTCGAGGAGTCCAGTCCTCATCGCAGGAGGTGTAATAGCACTCTTTGGAAGTGCCGTGACCCTCGCGGCGTACCTAAAGATGTACCGCATCTTCACGGGAGAGCCCGAGGGAGAGGTTCACGAGGTCGAAGCGCCAATGCTCGTCGGTGAGGGCATGTTAGCCCTTCTCTGCGTCCTCCTAGGGGTGTTCCCGTGGCTCGGAATAAAACTGACCGGAACCGATATCGGGTTCGAAATTGACATGCCCCTTCTAACGATAGTCCTCGCCCTCTTCAGTGGGATGCTGTTCATCGCGCTGCCCCCAAGGGGAAGAAGGGACGCCGTGTGGACGAACGGAGAGAGAGTTGAGGACTTTGACATACTACCGGAGCACATGTACTATCCCCTCAACCACATCTCCGAGGGCCTCTCGAAGGTGGGCTCCTCCGCGGGAAAGGTTCTCACCCGGGTCGGGGGAGCGGTGACCTCGGTGGAGGTTGACTACATAGACGAGGCGCTCTTTCTCCCGCCGGCGCGGCTGCTTCGAGGCATGATAGCCCTCTTGAGGGAATGCCCCCTCGGCGTGATGATTGTAGTGCTCCTACTGATTGCCTCGGCGCTAATCTGGGGGTGGCTTGGATGA
- the hydA gene encoding NADPH-dependent hydrogenase/sulfhydrogenase 1 subunit alpha → MKNLYLPITVDHIARVEGKGGVEIIVGEDGVKEVKLNIIEGPRFFEAITIGKKLDEALAVYPRICSFCSAAHKLTAVEAAEKAIGFTPREEIQALREVLYIGDMIESHALHLYLLVLPDYLGYSSPLKMVDEYKKEIGIALELKNLGSWMMDELGSRAIHQENAVLGGFGKLPDKATLELMKKRLSEALPKAEYTFELFAKLEQYAEVEGPIIHMAVKPRGGVYGIYGDAISVSDGFEFPSEDYKKHIVERVVEHSFAKHSFYREKPFMVGALPRLVNNAETLYGRAKELYESHRDLLRSTNPFANNLAQALELVYFIERGIDLIDEALAKWLIRPKDEVEIRDGFGVSTTEAPRGILVYALGIKDRRVAYADIITPTAFNLAMMEVHVRMMAEKHYNDDPERLKYLTEMVVRAYDPCISCSVHVARL, encoded by the coding sequence ATGAAGAATCTCTATCTTCCAATCACCGTCGATCACATAGCTCGCGTAGAGGGCAAAGGTGGCGTTGAAATAATCGTCGGTGAGGACGGCGTCAAGGAAGTCAAGCTCAACATCATCGAGGGGCCGAGGTTCTTCGAGGCGATAACCATAGGCAAGAAGCTTGACGAGGCTTTGGCGGTCTATCCAAGGATATGCTCCTTCTGTTCGGCGGCGCACAAGCTCACCGCGGTGGAAGCCGCTGAGAAGGCGATAGGCTTCACTCCGCGCGAGGAAATCCAGGCCCTCAGGGAGGTTCTCTACATCGGAGACATGATAGAGAGCCACGCGCTCCACCTCTACCTTCTCGTCCTCCCGGACTACCTCGGCTACTCCAGCCCGCTCAAGATGGTGGACGAGTACAAGAAGGAGATAGGCATAGCCTTGGAGCTTAAAAACCTCGGAAGCTGGATGATGGACGAGCTCGGAAGCAGGGCGATACATCAGGAGAACGCGGTACTCGGAGGATTTGGAAAACTTCCGGACAAGGCCACCCTTGAGCTCATGAAGAAGCGCCTCAGCGAGGCACTCCCCAAGGCCGAGTACACCTTCGAGCTCTTCGCAAAGCTTGAGCAGTACGCTGAAGTCGAGGGCCCGATAATTCACATGGCTGTGAAGCCGAGGGGAGGCGTCTACGGCATATACGGCGACGCCATAAGCGTCAGCGATGGCTTCGAGTTCCCGAGCGAGGACTACAAGAAGCACATCGTCGAGCGCGTTGTGGAGCACAGCTTCGCCAAGCACTCTTTCTATCGCGAGAAGCCTTTCATGGTCGGTGCACTTCCGAGGCTGGTTAACAACGCGGAGACACTCTACGGAAGGGCGAAGGAGCTCTACGAGAGCCACAGAGACCTGCTCAGGTCAACCAACCCCTTCGCCAACAACCTGGCTCAGGCCCTTGAGCTGGTTTACTTCATCGAGCGTGGCATAGATCTCATAGACGAGGCCCTCGCGAAGTGGCTGATAAGGCCGAAGGACGAGGTCGAGATAAGGGATGGCTTCGGCGTTAGCACGACCGAGGCCCCGCGCGGAATCCTCGTTTACGCCCTCGGAATCAAGGACAGAAGGGTAGCTTACGCGGACATCATAACTCCCACAGCGTTTAACCTCGCCATGATGGAGGTCCACGTCAGGATGATGGCGGAGAAGCACTACAACGACGACCCAGAAAGGCTCAAGTACCTCACCGAGATGGTAGTAAGGGCCTACGACCCGTGCATCTCCTGTTCTGTTCACGTGGCGAGGCTCTGA
- a CDS encoding hydrogenase maturation protease: MGTIILALGNELMKDDGVGLEVGRRLVGRGCNVLEVGTDILKLSNHYNGEERLIIIDAILSGEFPSGEIVHLRGKEVFEKLKGEIRSAHFMGAIDGLKLLMAMDERLAKADIHFIGVVAKEIDLGMDLSDEVEGAIPEVVELVERLCGLTTDQKDM, from the coding sequence ATGGGAACCATCATCCTCGCCCTCGGCAACGAGCTAATGAAGGACGACGGCGTTGGCCTTGAGGTTGGAAGGAGGCTCGTCGGGAGGGGTTGCAACGTCTTAGAAGTCGGCACCGACATCCTCAAGCTTTCAAACCACTACAACGGCGAGGAAAGGCTGATAATCATCGATGCCATTCTGAGCGGGGAATTCCCGTCGGGGGAGATAGTGCATCTGCGAGGAAAGGAAGTTTTTGAGAAGCTCAAGGGCGAGATAAGGAGTGCCCACTTTATGGGAGCCATCGACGGCCTCAAACTCCTGATGGCGATGGACGAACGCCTTGCCAAAGCAGATATTCACTTCATCGGCGTCGTTGCCAAGGAGATAGACCTCGGGATGGACCTGAGCGATGAGGTTGAGGGGGCCATCCCCGAGGTGGTTGAGCTCGTTGAAAGATTGTGTGGGTTAACCACCGATCAAAAAGACATGTAA
- the hydD gene encoding NADPH-dependent hydrogenase/sulfhydrogenase 1 subunit delta, whose translation MEKKKLRIGFYALTSCYGCQLQFAMMDELLQLLPNVEVVCWYMLERDSFEDEPVDIALIEGSVSTEEEVELVKKIRENAEIVVAVGSCAVQGGVQSWTEKSLEELWKTVYGDGKVKFKPKKAEPLEKYIKVDYNIYGCPPEKRDFIYTLGTLLIGFWPEDIDYPVCLECRLNGNPCILIEKGEPCLGPITRAGCNARCPAYGMACIGCRGAIGYDVAWFDSLARVFKEKGLTKEEILERMKIFNAHNPKLEEMVEKVFREVKE comes from the coding sequence ATGGAGAAGAAGAAACTGAGGATTGGGTTTTACGCCTTAACGTCATGCTACGGCTGTCAGCTCCAGTTCGCAATGATGGACGAACTCCTCCAGCTCCTTCCGAACGTTGAGGTGGTTTGCTGGTACATGCTTGAAAGGGACAGCTTTGAGGATGAACCCGTTGATATAGCCCTCATTGAGGGAAGCGTTTCAACGGAGGAAGAGGTCGAGCTGGTGAAGAAGATACGTGAGAACGCAGAGATCGTTGTAGCCGTCGGTTCCTGTGCGGTACAAGGCGGTGTGCAGAGCTGGACTGAAAAGTCCCTTGAGGAGCTGTGGAAAACCGTCTATGGCGACGGAAAGGTCAAGTTCAAGCCCAAGAAGGCCGAACCCCTCGAGAAGTACATCAAGGTTGACTACAACATCTACGGCTGTCCCCCGGAGAAGCGCGACTTCATATACACCCTCGGAACCCTTCTAATAGGCTTCTGGCCCGAGGACATCGACTACCCGGTCTGCCTTGAGTGTCGCTTAAACGGCAACCCATGCATCCTCATCGAGAAAGGCGAGCCGTGCCTCGGCCCGATAACAAGGGCCGGCTGTAACGCCCGCTGTCCCGCCTACGGCATGGCGTGCATTGGCTGCCGCGGAGCGATAGGCTACGACGTTGCCTGGTTCGACTCATTGGCGAGAGTTTTCAAGGAGAAGGGCCTGACCAAGGAAGAAATCCTCGAGCGCATGAAGATATTCAATGCCCACAACCCGAAGCTGGAAGAGATGGTCGAGAAAGTCTTCCGGGAGGTGAAAGAATGA
- a CDS encoding molybdopterin-dependent oxidoreductase: MRPVITCPHCSMGCRVDVKKAISRPFSLEYLLLEDIPNPQGKLCARGNLLREFLFSKGRLKKPLKVTESGNFIEISWQRAVGEVVLRISELSKDDPEKVGFISGEMVSNESAYLFQKLARLLGTNNVDSTAAVSHAVSIRALNETNAWKMWAPFSAIEQSDLVIVWGFNPVGTAPVLLTWLVGAKEKGARIIVVNPRLTSVEKLVDSVVQPLPGTDVFLALSILNVVVNMDPDASSRLSPEALRLISLYPPEKAEKITGVSADTIISIAGETELSSSGVLLWGSGVTMTANGYPAVLALITLATLTGLSIIPMGRYGNSQGVIDMGITPYHLPGYTDYKDAEPFLKAWLVGYINRKEGLSLVEMLSRGLSAFYILDTDIVAFMPHAERALKRAEFVVFQSAFQGETMEFADIVLPSALLLESGGTTTNSEGRVQWCERVKRPPGEARSDFEIIAQLGRGMKLPGFSYAFPEEILREISLLVPGYPEPKDVKNKTGGVLIPRRKMAVRPKIEPPLNFEGKFRLLITDQSMRFLPEVIQRESVAKINREDASLLGLEDGGRVTVETEAGTATFRVDVSSSIPRNTIVAPWSDELRRIIPLKISKWGCLELKSLPCVVRKHEEDIH, from the coding sequence ATGAGGCCTGTCATAACATGCCCCCACTGCAGTATGGGATGCAGGGTGGATGTAAAAAAGGCAATTTCTCGCCCCTTTAGTCTGGAATACCTTCTCCTTGAAGACATTCCTAACCCCCAGGGGAAACTCTGCGCGAGGGGAAACTTGCTCAGGGAGTTCCTTTTCTCAAAAGGGCGCTTAAAAAAACCATTAAAAGTCACTGAGAGCGGTAACTTCATTGAAATCAGCTGGCAGAGGGCGGTTGGAGAGGTCGTCTTAAGGATTTCAGAGCTTTCAAAGGATGACCCTGAGAAGGTAGGGTTCATATCAGGGGAGATGGTCTCGAACGAATCGGCGTACCTCTTCCAGAAACTCGCTCGGCTTCTCGGAACGAACAACGTTGACAGCACGGCGGCCGTATCGCACGCCGTCTCCATCAGGGCACTAAACGAGACAAACGCCTGGAAAATGTGGGCGCCTTTTTCAGCCATAGAGCAGAGCGATTTGGTTATTGTCTGGGGGTTCAACCCCGTTGGAACGGCCCCGGTTCTGCTCACATGGCTGGTGGGGGCAAAGGAAAAAGGTGCCCGGATAATCGTCGTTAATCCAAGGCTAACGTCAGTTGAAAAGCTCGTGGATTCGGTAGTTCAGCCCCTTCCCGGAACGGACGTTTTCTTAGCGCTCTCCATCCTTAACGTCGTTGTGAATATGGATCCGGATGCCAGCTCCAGACTTTCACCGGAAGCGTTGAGGCTAATTTCGCTCTATCCCCCCGAAAAGGCAGAGAAAATTACAGGGGTGTCGGCTGACACGATAATCTCCATTGCGGGGGAAACAGAGCTCAGCTCCAGCGGTGTGCTCCTGTGGGGTTCGGGGGTTACAATGACCGCCAACGGGTATCCAGCCGTTCTGGCCCTGATAACCCTTGCAACACTCACGGGACTCTCGATAATACCAATGGGAAGATACGGTAACTCCCAGGGAGTCATAGACATGGGGATAACCCCCTATCATCTTCCTGGGTATACGGATTACAAGGACGCCGAGCCGTTCCTAAAGGCCTGGCTTGTTGGATATATCAACAGGAAAGAGGGTCTGAGTCTCGTTGAGATGCTCTCCCGAGGTCTCTCGGCGTTCTATATCCTCGATACTGACATCGTGGCATTCATGCCCCACGCGGAGAGAGCCCTCAAAAGGGCGGAGTTTGTGGTGTTTCAGAGTGCTTTCCAGGGGGAAACAATGGAATTCGCCGACATAGTTTTACCGTCGGCACTCCTGCTGGAGAGTGGGGGGACGACGACAAATTCAGAGGGTAGGGTCCAGTGGTGTGAGAGGGTAAAACGTCCCCCGGGAGAGGCGAGATCGGACTTTGAAATAATAGCCCAACTCGGAAGGGGGATGAAGCTTCCGGGATTTTCGTACGCGTTTCCTGAAGAGATTTTGAGGGAGATAAGCCTTCTCGTTCCTGGTTACCCGGAGCCAAAGGACGTGAAGAATAAAACCGGTGGAGTCCTTATTCCAAGGCGTAAAATGGCCGTAAGGCCAAAAATCGAGCCTCCCTTGAACTTCGAAGGCAAATTCAGACTTTTAATAACGGATCAGTCCATGCGCTTTCTCCCGGAGGTAATTCAAAGGGAGAGTGTTGCAAAAATAAACAGAGAAGACGCCTCACTGCTTGGTCTTGAAGATGGGGGCAGGGTTACCGTCGAAACCGAGGCTGGAACGGCCACCTTCAGGGTTGATGTCTCATCTTCAATACCGCGGAATACAATCGTCGCTCCATGGTCCGATGAATTGAGAAGGATTATCCCGCTGAAGATTTCGAAATGGGGCTGCCTTGAGCTGAAGTCCCTTCCATGTGTGGTGAGAAAGCATGAGGAAGATATTCATTGA
- the hydB gene encoding NADPH-dependent hydrogenase/sulfhydrogenase 1 subunit beta, giving the protein MRYVKLPKENTYEFLERLKNFGKLYAPVKISDKFYDFREIDDVRKIEFNYTRTLMPPKKFFFAPREKMFEFSISKAEYKEVIPEVEPFVLFGLHACDIYGLKILDSVYLDEYPDKYYKVRREKGIIIGISCMPDEYCFCNLLRTDFEHDGFDLFFHELPDGWLIRIGTPTGHRIVDKNIKLFTEVTQEDICNFREFERKRAQAFKYHEEWDNIHYLLELEMEHPLWEREAEKCFACGNCSTVCPTCRCYEVQDIVNLDGDTGYRERRWDSCKFRSHGLVAGGHNFRPTKKDRFINRYLCKMSFHWKLGINFCVGCGRCTAFCPAGIDFVKNLRIIAGLEDPSCPSKLSKEIPKKGFAYATNIRGGDI; this is encoded by the coding sequence ATGAGATACGTCAAGCTTCCAAAAGAAAATACATACGAATTTTTAGAAAGGCTAAAGAACTTCGGAAAACTGTATGCTCCGGTGAAAATCTCTGACAAGTTCTATGACTTCAGGGAAATCGATGATGTCAGAAAGATTGAATTCAACTATACCAGAACCCTAATGCCGCCGAAGAAGTTCTTCTTCGCACCAAGGGAGAAGATGTTCGAGTTCAGCATCTCAAAGGCAGAGTATAAGGAAGTAATCCCCGAAGTCGAGCCCTTCGTCCTCTTCGGTCTCCACGCCTGTGACATATACGGCCTGAAGATACTCGACAGCGTGTACTTGGATGAGTACCCCGACAAGTACTACAAAGTCAGGCGTGAAAAAGGCATAATCATCGGAATAAGCTGTATGCCCGACGAGTACTGCTTCTGCAACCTGCTCAGGACGGACTTCGAGCATGATGGCTTCGACCTGTTCTTCCACGAGCTCCCCGACGGCTGGCTGATTAGGATAGGAACCCCCACAGGCCATAGGATAGTTGATAAGAACATCAAACTCTTCACTGAAGTCACACAGGAGGACATCTGCAACTTCAGGGAGTTCGAGAGGAAGCGCGCCCAGGCCTTCAAGTATCATGAGGAGTGGGACAACATCCACTACCTCCTCGAGCTGGAGATGGAGCACCCGCTCTGGGAGAGGGAGGCCGAGAAGTGCTTTGCCTGCGGCAACTGCAGCACGGTGTGCCCGACCTGCCGCTGCTATGAAGTTCAGGACATCGTCAACCTCGACGGGGACACGGGATACAGGGAGAGGCGCTGGGACTCGTGTAAGTTCAGGAGCCACGGACTGGTCGCGGGCGGTCACAACTTCAGGCCGACGAAGAAGGACCGCTTCATAAACCGCTACCTCTGCAAGATGTCCTTCCACTGGAAGCTTGGAATCAACTTCTGTGTCGGCTGTGGGAGGTGCACTGCCTTCTGTCCGGCGGGCATTGATTTTGTGAAGAACCTTAGGATTATAGCCGGATTGGAAGACCCATCCTGTCCGTCGAAGCTGAGCAAGGAAATTCCAAAGAAAGGTTTTGCGTATGCCACTAACATTAGGGGTGGGGACATATGA
- the hydG gene encoding NADPH-dependent hydrogenase/sulfhydrogenase 1 subunit gamma, translating to MSETHVCTCHDNPYALDRVKVLKVYQLTEREKLFLFRFEDPEIAEKWTFKPGQFVQLTIPGVGEVPISICSSPMRRGFFELCIRKAGRVTTVIHKLKPGDTVLVRGPYGNGFPVDDWEGMDILLIAAGLGTAPLRSVFLYAMDNRWKYGNMTFINTARYGKDLLFYKELEAMKDLAEAENVKIIQSVTRDPDWPGLHGRPQNFIVEANTNPKNTAIAVCGPPRMYKAVFEYLINYGYRPENIFVTLERKMKCGIGKCGHCNVGTSTSWKYVCRDGPVFTYFDIVSTPGLLD from the coding sequence ATGAGCGAGACCCACGTCTGCACCTGCCACGACAACCCCTACGCCCTCGACAGAGTCAAGGTTCTCAAGGTGTATCAGCTGACAGAAAGGGAGAAGCTCTTCCTGTTCAGGTTTGAAGACCCAGAGATAGCTGAGAAATGGACATTCAAGCCCGGACAGTTCGTCCAGCTCACCATCCCTGGAGTTGGGGAGGTGCCGATAAGCATCTGTTCCTCGCCGATGAGGAGGGGCTTCTTCGAGCTCTGTATCAGGAAAGCTGGGAGGGTAACCACCGTCATCCACAAGCTCAAGCCCGGCGATACCGTACTCGTCCGCGGCCCCTACGGAAACGGCTTCCCGGTCGACGACTGGGAGGGAATGGACATACTCCTCATCGCCGCTGGTTTGGGAACGGCACCGCTCAGGAGCGTCTTTCTCTACGCAATGGACAACCGCTGGAAGTACGGAAACATGACCTTCATCAACACCGCCCGCTACGGCAAAGACCTCCTCTTCTACAAGGAGCTTGAAGCGATGAAGGATTTGGCTGAGGCCGAGAACGTCAAGATAATCCAGAGCGTAACCAGAGACCCTGACTGGCCCGGCCTCCACGGAAGGCCCCAGAACTTCATAGTTGAGGCAAACACAAATCCAAAGAACACGGCCATAGCGGTCTGCGGCCCGCCGAGGATGTACAAGGCAGTCTTTGAATACCTCATCAACTATGGATATAGGCCAGAGAACATCTTCGTCACACTCGAAAGGAAGATGAAATGCGGAATAGGCAAGTGCGGCCACTGCAACGTCGGAACAAGTACGAGCTGGAAGTACGTCTGTAGGGATGGACCCGTTTTCACGTACTTCGACATAGTATCAACGCCCGGCCTACTGGACTGA
- a CDS encoding 4Fe-4S dicluster domain-containing protein — translation MRKIFIDFRKCVGCGSCVAACAREHNGEPNITLIEASEIMMMSLNCRHCENSPCMLVCSARAIYRDEDGAVRVRHQDCVGCMLCEIACPFGMPRFDERRKVMVKCDLCAHRRKEGKLPACVSTCPTGALVFATEDEITRIKVTQSLMRREELLKKVERIMGGFR, via the coding sequence ATGAGGAAGATATTCATTGACTTCCGGAAGTGCGTTGGCTGCGGCTCCTGCGTTGCAGCATGCGCGCGGGAGCACAACGGAGAGCCAAACATAACGCTCATCGAGGCATCTGAGATAATGATGATGTCCCTGAACTGCAGGCACTGTGAGAACTCCCCCTGCATGCTCGTCTGCTCCGCTAGGGCAATCTACCGGGACGAGGACGGAGCGGTGAGAGTGAGGCATCAGGACTGCGTGGGGTGCATGCTCTGCGAGATAGCCTGTCCCTTCGGAATGCCCCGCTTCGATGAGAGGAGGAAGGTCATGGTGAAGTGCGACCTCTGCGCCCACAGGAGAAAGGAGGGTAAGCTCCCGGCGTGTGTTTCAACGTGCCCCACCGGTGCCCTCGTGTTCGCAACGGAGGATGAGATAACCCGGATAAAGGTAACCCAGAGCCTCATGAGGAGAGAGGAGCTCCTGAAGAAGGTTGAGAGGATAATGGGGGGGTTTAGGTGA
- a CDS encoding NADH-quinone oxidoreductase subunit H, whose amino-acid sequence MRELFPLTVSLITPLLDGVARKIRARIQDRIGPPVLQTWYDLLSLLEMESIRPVESATFRIAPYLAFGSALTMLFLIPWGEETPLRTPANVIAFLYFFTLFSASVVMGGLSVRSSYTASGASREISLSMVFKPAFAVVIAVLALKTGSLDIASIARSVDFSPSVVGAYILLIYLTYVEAGFIPYDIAEAETEILGGVLSEYSGRALAVFLWAFQVKRFAMLWLLSAMLVLPFASGIGALILQSLAVLTIFVLMVVYESMNARYRVDQALRKGAKALAAGSILLVLAFAGW is encoded by the coding sequence ATGAGGGAGCTCTTCCCGCTCACGGTTTCACTGATTACGCCCCTGCTGGATGGTGTTGCGAGGAAAATCCGGGCGCGGATACAGGACAGGATAGGGCCCCCGGTGCTCCAGACTTGGTACGATTTGTTAAGCCTCCTCGAGATGGAGAGCATCCGGCCTGTGGAGTCCGCCACGTTTAGGATTGCCCCCTACCTCGCATTTGGGAGCGCCCTCACGATGCTGTTTCTCATCCCTTGGGGAGAAGAGACACCCCTTAGAACCCCGGCCAACGTCATAGCGTTCCTATACTTCTTCACCCTCTTTTCAGCCTCGGTAGTGATGGGTGGTCTAAGCGTGAGAAGCTCCTACACTGCCTCGGGTGCAAGCAGGGAGATAAGTCTCTCGATGGTCTTTAAGCCGGCCTTCGCAGTTGTGATAGCGGTGTTAGCCCTCAAGACGGGCTCCCTTGACATAGCCTCAATCGCCCGCTCCGTGGACTTCTCGCCTTCAGTCGTCGGGGCTTACATCCTGCTCATTTACCTGACCTATGTTGAAGCGGGATTCATACCCTACGACATAGCTGAGGCGGAAACCGAGATACTCGGCGGTGTGCTCTCGGAATACAGCGGAAGGGCACTGGCCGTGTTCCTGTGGGCGTTTCAGGTTAAGAGGTTCGCGATGCTCTGGTTGTTGTCAGCGATGCTCGTACTGCCGTTTGCAAGCGGAATCGGAGCACTAATCCTTCAGTCCCTGGCGGTACTCACAATATTCGTCCTGATGGTGGTCTATGAGTCCATGAACGCCCGTTACCGCGTTGATCAGGCCCTGAGAAAAGGTGCCAAAGCCCTTGCGGCTGGTTCCATTCTGTTGGTTCTTGCCTTCGCAGGGTGGTGA